From the Pirellulales bacterium genome, the window ACAGCGACAGCTCGCGGGCCAAAATCACGCGCTCGACGCCCAACCGGCGCACAAATTCGATCCCGCGCGGCTCGGTGAGCGTCATCTGCGTCGAGCCGTGTACGGGCAACCCCGGCGCCAGGCGGCCGATGAGCCGGGCCAGCCCGAGATCTTGCACGATGACCGCGTCGGCGCCCGCCTCAGCGATGGCCGCCACGAAGCGAGCGATCTCCGGCAGCTCGTCGGAAAAGATCAGCGTGTTGCACGTGACGTAGCCCCGCACGTTATGGCGGCGCAGATACGCGATCACCTCCGGCAGCTCGTCGAGCGTGAAATTCGTGGCGCGATGCCGGGCGTTGAAATTCGACAGGCCGAAATAGACCGCGTCGGCCCCATTGGCCACCGCCGCGCGCAGCGCCGTCCAATCGCCTGCCGGCGCGAGCAATTCGGTGGTGGTGCGAACGGTGGTCATGTTTTCTAACGTAGCCCGCTTGCTCCGCAAGCGGAACGGCTTGCATTTATCAATGTACGCGGCGGCCGTCGAAACCAATAGCGGTGGCTGGGGCAGAGCCGCGCGCTCGGCCAGTTTGCCATTTCACGCTCCGTCGCGGCGATGCCCCGGTACCGCCGCCACCGGAGCATCGCTGGCCGGCGGCGCGTTTTGGTGATTGCCAGGTCGCTCTCGGCCAGCTTCTGCCCCAGCCACCGAAAACGCTCGCTGGCCCCACCTTACGCAGGATGTTATCCTCACAGTTTAGCCAACCTGCATTCCGCACTCTTTCTAGAGGCCCGTTATGAGCCAGCAAAAAGCATCGCGTCGCGATTTTCTCCGCAAGTCTGCCGCCGCCGGCGCGCTGGTGGCCGCGCCGTGGGTCATTCCCGCCCGTGCCTTGGGCCGCGAGGGAAAGATCGCCCCCAGCGAAACCATCAACCTGGGCGTGATCGGCATCGGTCCGCGATGCACGTACGATCTGAAGGCCATGCTCGGCCTGACCGACGTGCGGTGCCTGGCCATCGCCGACGTGCAGGCCAGCCGCCGCGAGGCCGGCAAGAAGCTGGTCGATGAACACTACGGCAACCAGGACCTCAAGCTCTATCGCGATTTTCGCGAGTTGCTCGACCGCAAAGACATCGACGCCGTGCTGATCGCCACCGGTGACCGCTGGCACGGCCCGGCCTCAATGCTGGCCGCCGAGGCAGGCAAAGACGTCTACAGCGAAAAGCCGTGCGGCCTGACCATCGGCCTCTGCCAGCAGCTTGCCGACACAATCAAGCGCACGGGCCGGGTGTTTCAAGCCGGCACGCAACGGCGGAGCGTGCCGAACTTTCAGCAGGCGGTCGAGCTGGCCCATAGCGGCAAGCTGGGCAAGGTCCGCACGCTTTATGCCTCGGTCTACACGCCGTCGCTCGACAACGCCTGGCTCGCCGGCGAGCCGACGCCGGCCCGCGAAGTGGTCGATTGGAACCTCTGGCTCGGCCCGGCCCCCTGGCGGCCGTTCAACAGCCAATATGTGGCGGGCAGGTGGCGCGGCTACTGGGACTTCGATTCGGGGGCCAAGCTGTTGGACTGGGGCGCCCACACCGTCGACCTATGCCAATGGGCGAACAAGGCCGACGACACGATGCCGATCGAATTCGAGCCCCACGACAACGGCATCACGGCCCAGTATGCCAACGGGGTGAAGTTGGTGCTCGATTTCCTCAAGACGCCGTTCGGTGAACGTCCGGGCTGGGTGCAGCACTTGGGCACGTGCCCTGTGCGGTTCGTCGGCGACGAGGGGTCGGTCGAGACGGGCGACAGCGGCGAGATTGAAGTCTCTTCGGCGGCCTTGAAAAGCGAACTGAACGCGCCGGGAAAGAAGAAAGTGGTGGGGCTCGACGTTTCGGCGCATGCCAGAAACTTCTTTGATTGCGTCCGCTCGCGCGACCTGCCGGCGGCGAATGCCCAGGTGATGCGGCGTTCGCACATTGCCTGCCATGCCGCGGCGCTCGCCTGGATCTTGAAGCGTCCGCTGAAGCTCGACCCCGTCAAGGAAGAGTTCGTCAACGACGACGAAGCCAACCGGCTGCGGACGCGGGCGGCACGCGCGTGGAGTTGATGCGATGCGCCCCGGAAACCCCACCTTTGGTGAACTGACAGAATCTGTCAGTTGATAACGCAAGGCGCTGGCGAACCGGCGATTTTCTCATTTTTCTTCACACGCGGGGGCGGGCGAGTGTACAATAAACGCTCCAATTGCGGTGCGGCGCCGCGCCGCTGGTTCCGGTCAGAG encodes:
- a CDS encoding Gfo/Idh/MocA family oxidoreductase; amino-acid sequence: MSQQKASRRDFLRKSAAAGALVAAPWVIPARALGREGKIAPSETINLGVIGIGPRCTYDLKAMLGLTDVRCLAIADVQASRREAGKKLVDEHYGNQDLKLYRDFRELLDRKDIDAVLIATGDRWHGPASMLAAEAGKDVYSEKPCGLTIGLCQQLADTIKRTGRVFQAGTQRRSVPNFQQAVELAHSGKLGKVRTLYASVYTPSLDNAWLAGEPTPAREVVDWNLWLGPAPWRPFNSQYVAGRWRGYWDFDSGAKLLDWGAHTVDLCQWANKADDTMPIEFEPHDNGITAQYANGVKLVLDFLKTPFGERPGWVQHLGTCPVRFVGDEGSVETGDSGEIEVSSAALKSELNAPGKKKVVGLDVSAHARNFFDCVRSRDLPAANAQVMRRSHIACHAAALAWILKRPLKLDPVKEEFVNDDEANRLRTRAARAWS